Proteins encoded by one window of Mesorhizobium sp. INR15:
- a CDS encoding acyl carrier protein — protein MSTTFDKVAKIIADTSEIDIDTITPESHTIDDLGIDSLDFLDIVFAIDKEFGIKVPLEKWTQEVNDGKASTDDYFVMKNLCAKIDALVAAKTA, from the coding sequence TTGTCCACCACGTTCGACAAAGTCGCCAAGATCATCGCCGACACCAGCGAGATCGATATCGACACGATCACGCCTGAAAGCCACACCATCGACGATCTCGGCATCGACAGCCTGGACTTCCTCGACATCGTCTTTGCCATCGACAAGGAATTCGGCATCAAGGTGCCGCTGGAAAAGTGGACGCAGGAAGTCAACGACGGCAAGGCTTCGACCGACGATTACTTCGTCATGAAGAACCTGTGCGCCAAGATCGACGCACTTGTTGCCGCCAAGACGGCCTGA
- a CDS encoding slipin family protein: MTTILDKVLGREHVLVKENERALTLYKGEIKAVLLPGEHSLVNRRGNLEVSRHDLRNPEFVSAYEKALFDKLPDVAARHFTIVRTGRTDVAVIERDGNLHAVLAPDRKLVLWTDAGPWKVTLVDTSADLAIDPAVMRRLGQSRKAELMSVHPVVDGQAGLLFVDGVLVRTLAAGVHAFWNVGRMVQVKVVDLKRQSLDVAGQEVLTKDRVTIRVNISAEYRVVDPVKAVSMVKDFSEALYRALQYAFRKTLAALTLDQILEKKVTVDEEAAGKVRADMAEIGVEVSDIALKDVILPGEMREILNQVVSAEKQAEANVIRRREETNATRSLLNTAKLMAENPVMLRLKELEALETIAGKIERLTVHNGTGGLLNDLVKLRDS, translated from the coding sequence ATGACAACCATTCTCGACAAGGTTCTTGGACGCGAACACGTCCTCGTAAAGGAAAACGAACGTGCCCTCACCCTCTACAAGGGAGAGATCAAGGCTGTCCTGCTGCCGGGCGAGCACTCGCTCGTCAACCGGCGCGGCAACCTTGAAGTGTCCCGGCACGATCTGAGGAACCCGGAATTCGTTTCGGCTTATGAGAAGGCGTTGTTCGACAAGCTCCCGGATGTGGCCGCGCGTCATTTCACCATCGTTCGCACCGGGCGCACGGACGTCGCCGTCATCGAGCGTGACGGCAACCTGCACGCCGTGCTGGCGCCGGACCGCAAGCTGGTGTTGTGGACGGATGCCGGGCCGTGGAAGGTGACGCTGGTCGACACGTCGGCCGATCTCGCCATCGACCCAGCGGTCATGCGCCGGCTCGGCCAAAGCAGGAAGGCGGAATTGATGTCCGTGCATCCGGTCGTTGACGGCCAGGCCGGATTGCTGTTCGTCGACGGTGTGCTGGTCCGCACGCTTGCCGCTGGAGTGCACGCGTTCTGGAATGTCGGGCGCATGGTGCAGGTCAAGGTCGTTGATCTGAAGCGCCAGTCGCTCGACGTTGCAGGGCAGGAAGTATTGACCAAGGATCGCGTGACGATCCGCGTCAACATATCAGCCGAGTACCGTGTCGTTGATCCGGTCAAGGCGGTAAGCATGGTGAAGGACTTCTCCGAAGCCCTCTACCGCGCCTTGCAATACGCCTTCCGCAAGACGCTTGCCGCGCTGACGCTCGACCAGATCCTTGAAAAGAAGGTGACGGTCGATGAAGAGGCCGCCGGCAAGGTCCGTGCCGACATGGCCGAGATCGGGGTTGAGGTCAGCGATATCGCTCTGAAGGATGTGATCCTGCCGGGCGAGATGCGCGAAATCCTCAACCAGGTGGTTTCGGCCGAGAAGCAGGCCGAGGCCAACGTGATCCGCCGCCGCGAGGAGACGAACGCCACGCGTTCGCTGCTCAACACGGCCAAGCTGATGGCGGAGAACCCGGTCATGCTGCGGCTGAAGGAGCTTGAAGCTCTGGAAACCATCGCCGGCAAGATCGAGCGCCTGACCGTCCACAACGGAACGGGCGGGCTCTTGAACGACCTGGTCAAGCTCCGCGACAGCTGA